A window of the Fusarium fujikuroi IMI 58289 draft genome, chromosome FFUJ_chr09 genome harbors these coding sequences:
- a CDS encoding fumonisin cluster-dioxygenase, with product MNKEKVPQTAVPNGRTELGQVTSATALDEVFQYWEEDGAVIIKGLLTPDQVEQLNQEMDPILQKVAIGGHASDVRLQNFHGMNTKRAGDLTNNSAIFRDHLLDNDFIHAISGRCFAYRGKLAQDAYWLSSASTIHVGPGQKAQTLHRDLGAYPIFLMVGKDGPEAQINFLVATTDFTEANGATRIIPGSHKWEFNQHGDRDMTIAAEMKAGDCLLISGKVVHGTGENKTDQERGCLAVTFCANFLAPEEAHPFIVSMDTAKKLPVRSQRCLGFRSQWPRSSPGLWTKDYSELALHLGIDK from the coding sequence atgaataaagaaaaggttCCCCAGACTGCGGTGCCGAATGGTCGCACAGAGCTTGGTCAAGTCACATCGGCTACAGCTCTGGACGAAGTGTTCCAATACTGGGAAGAGGATGGCGCAGTTATAATCAAAGGCCTCCTTACGCCAGATCAGGTTGAGCAACTGAATCAAGAGATGGATCCAATCCTACAGAAGGTGGCTATTGGGGGCCATGCAAGCGATGTGCGTCTGCAGAACTTCCACGGCATGAACACAAAGCGCGCAGGTGACCTCACCAACAATAGCGCTATCTTCCGCGACCATCTTTTAGACAACGACTTCATTCACGCCATCTCTGGGCGATGTTTTGCCTACCGAGGAAAATTGGCCCAAGATGCCTACTGGCTGAGCAGTGCTTCAACAATCCATGTTGGACCTGGCCAGAAAGCACAGACTTTGCACCGAGACCTGGGCGCGTACccaatcttcttgatggtggGCAAAGACGGCCCAGAAGCGCAGATCAACTTCCTCGTCGCCACGACTGATTTCACAGAGGCCAACGGCGCCACTCGCATCATCCCCGGCAGTCACAAGTGGGAATTCAACCAGCACGGCGACCGAGACATGACGATTGCGGCTGAAATGAAGGCTGGAGATTGCCTGCTTATTAGTGGAAAGGTTGTTCACGGCACGGGTGAGAATAAAACCGACCAGGAGCGTGGATGCTTGGCTGTTACTTTCTGCGCCAACTTCCTTGCTCCTGAAGAGGCTCATCCGTTTATTGTTAGCATGGATACCGCAAAGAAGCTCCCAGTCCGCTCCCAACGTTGCTTGGGCTTTCGCTCTCAGTGGCCGCGAAGTTCTCCAGGATTATGGACTAAGGACTACTCTGAACTTGCTTTGCATCTTGGCATTGATAAGTGA